The following coding sequences are from one Melanotaenia boesemani isolate fMelBoe1 chromosome 19, fMelBoe1.pri, whole genome shotgun sequence window:
- the LOC121630434 gene encoding uncharacterized protein LOC121630434 produces the protein MATLPRTVILKIILIDGSCQRLTLSQGLPASIDDLMAEVKKQCGLESNFKLQFMDSLFGNEFFNLTSISEVEDKGTLKVIDMSEPTTMHNDETGNYSFLSCGSVDTEILSSSESSSSRSSWPAVFHVPKFSYDAEIKLQQAALAYLQNGTVLIPDPKLKSAILDGLVQEIVQYKVYVSDKEMEQVAQSLIKTHPCLTEKGSSTGCGGWKTSLKYKLSNYRTHLRKLGCPEVMVNSLKNKPAGKRSAAFGVKKAKRAEVNFCPTYPSAETEESLEAMQKSLLSEIKKKNNREIVKLKMEKTFALRRHEVVRDVPMVEDFMARWPALFDVIEINAEFKRITTVPLQSKFMSQLDIYSENLSRLFQKRGGQVGQRLKAVIVKMVSGKYLCWSQLILTMLFGLHIMSTGRAEFR, from the exons ATGGCTACACTCCCAAGGACTGTGATTCTCAAGATCATTTTGATTGATGGCAGCTGCCAAAGACTGACTCTTTCCCAAGGACTCCCTGCATCCATTGATGACCTGATGGCTGAAGTAAAGAAACAGTGTGGACTTGAGAGCAACTTTAAACTTCAGTTCATGGATTCCCTGTTTGGAAATGAGTTCTTCAACCTAACTTCAATTTCAGAAGTAGAGGACAAAGGTACTCTTAAAGTCATTGACATGTCAGAGCCCACCACAATGCACAATGATGAAACTGGAAATTATTCATTCCTGTCATGTGGATCTGTGGATACAGAAATCTTGTCATCAAGTGAGTCTTCAAGCTCACGGTCTTCTTGGCCTGCTGTTTTTCATGTGCCAAAGTTTTCTTACGATGCTGAAATAAAACTTCAGCAGGCAGCCCTAGCTTATCTCCAAAATGGCACTGTTCTAATTCCAGATCCAAAATTAAAATCAGCCATCCTTGATGGTTTAGTACAGGAAATTGTGCAGTACAAGGTCTACGTCAGTGATAAAGAGATGGAACAGGTAGCCCAGAGTCTTATCAAGACACATCCGTGTTTGACTGAGAAAGGATCCTCAACTGGATGTGGTGGGTGGAAGAccagtttaaaatataaactatcCAACTACCGTACTCACCTGAGAAAGCTGGGTTGCCCAGAGGTGATGGTGAACTCTCTAAAGAATAAACCTGCAGGGAAGCGCAGTGCAGCTTTTGGTGTCAAAAAGGCTAAAAGAGCAGAAGTGAATTTCTGCCCAACATACCCATCAGCAGAAACTGAGGAAAGCCTGGAGGCCATGCAGAAATCTCTGCTTTCAGagataaagaagaagaacaatCGAGAGATAGTGAAACTCAAGATGGAAAAGACCTTTGCCCTCCGAAGACACGAGGTTGTCCGTGATGTACCGATGGTAGAAGATTTTATGGCAAGGTGGCCTGCTCTCTTTGATGTCATTGAG ATCAACGCTGAATTCAAAAGAATCACCACCGTCCCACTACAGTCCAAGTTTATGTCTCAGCTGGACATCTACTCGGAGAACCTTTCAAGGCTGTTTCAAAAAAGAGGAGGTCAAGTAGGACAAAGGCTCAAAGCAGTAATTGTAAAAATGGTAAGTGGTAAATATTTGTGCTGGTCACAACTAATTTTGACAATGCTATTTGGACttca TATTATGAGTACTGGAAGGGCTGAATTcagatga